In Dasypus novemcinctus isolate mDasNov1 chromosome 23, mDasNov1.1.hap2, whole genome shotgun sequence, the following proteins share a genomic window:
- the LOC101433158 gene encoding dual specificity protein phosphatase 5, producing the protein MKVTSLDGRQLRKMLRKEAAARCVVLDCRPYLAFAASSVRGSLNVNLNSVVLRRARGGAVSARYVLPDEAARARLLQEGGGGVAAVVVLDQGSRHWQKLREESAARVVLTSLLACLPAGPRVYFLKGGYETFYSEYPECCVDVKPISQEKIETERALIGQCGKPMLNISYKPAYDQGGPVEILPFLYLGSAYHASKCEFLANLHITALLNVSRRASEACTTHLHYKWIPVEDSHTADISSHFQEAIDFIDCVREKGGKILVHCEAGISRSPTICMAYLMKTNQFRLKEAFEYIKQRRSVISPNFGFMGQLLQYESEILPSTPKPQASSCQGEAAGSSFLDHLQTLSPDVQGSFCTFPTSALAPVPTHSAIPELSRSPVATAMSR; encoded by the coding sequence ATGAAGGTCACGTCGCTCGACGGGCGCCAGCTGCGCAAGATGCTCCGCAAGGAGGCGGCGGCGCGCTGCGTGGTGCTCGACTGCCGGCCCTACCTGGCCTTCGCCGCCTCGAGCGTGCGCGGCTCGCTCAACGTGAACCTCAACTCGGTGGTGCTGCGGCGGGCCCGCGGCGGCGCGGTGTCGGCGCGCTACGTGCTGCCCGACGAGGCGGCGCGCGCGCGGCTGCTGCAGGAGGGCGGCGGCGGCGTGGCGGCCGTGGTGGTGCTCGACCAGGGCAGCCGCCACTGGCAGAAGCTGCGCGAGGAGAGCGCCGCGCGCGTCGTGCTCACCTCGCTGCTCGCCTGCCTGCCGGCCGGTCCGCGGGTCTACTTCCTCAAAGGAGGATATGAGACCTTCTACTCGGAATATCCTGAGTGTTGTGTGGATGTAAAACCCATTTCACAAGAGAAGATTGAAACTGAGAGAGCCCTCATCGGCCAATGTGGGAAACCAATGCTAAACATCAGCTACAAGCCGGCTTATGATCAGGGTGGCCCAGTTGAAATTCTTCCCTTCCTGTACCTTGGAAGTGCCTACCACGCATCCAAGTGCGAATTCCTCGCCAATCTGCACATCACGGCCCTGCTGAATGTCTCACGGCGGGCGTCTGAGGCCTGCACGACCCACCTACACTACAAATGGATCCCCGTAGAAGACAGCCACACGGCCGACATCAGCTCCCACTTTCAAGAAGCAATAGACTTCATTGACTGTGTCAGGGAAAAGGGAGGCAAGATCCTGGTCCACTGCGAGGCCGGGATCTCTCGCTCACCCACCATCTGCATGGCTTACCTCATGAAGACCAACCAATTCCGCCTGAAGGAGGCCTTCGAGTACATCAAGCAGAGGAGGAGTGTGATCTCACCGAATTTTGgcttcatgggccagctcctgcAGTATGAATCTGAGATCCTGCCCTCCACAcccaaaccccaggcttcctccTGCCAAGGGGAGGCAGCAggctcttcatttctagaccatTTGCAGACACTGAGCCCTGATGTGCAGGGTTCCTTCTGCACATTCCCTACCTCAGCACTGGCGCCTGTACCCACCCACTCAGCCATCCCAGAGCTCAGCAGGAGCCCTGTGGCCACGGCCATGTCCCGCTga